In the Halorussus salinus genome, GACGCGAACGCCGACGACGCGCTCGCCCGCCAGAACACCGCGATAGCCATGGACAACGCATCGGTCGTCCAAGCGGACGGACAGTTCTACGTCAACGTGACAGTCAACAACACTGGTTCCACGACATTGTCGATAGATGACACCGACATTCTTATAGGTGGAAATTACACGAACCACACGAGTCCGAACATGGAGACGTTCGAAGTGGCAGGCACCGGCGGGACGGACATCTGGTTGCCCGGCGAGACGTTACACTTCAACGTCTCGGTCGATACGCGGCCCGACCGGGTGAAGGTCGTGACCGGACCGGGCGTCGCCGACTCGGAGGTGGTCTGAGTGGCGAGCGTCTCCACGTCCCATCTCATCCTGTTCATCGCGAGTCTCATCATCGCCGCGAGTGTGGCGGGGACGTTCACGCAGGGCGTTCAGCGACTCTCGTCGGCGCTCGGCGACCGGAGCATCGACGTG is a window encoding:
- a CDS encoding fla cluster protein FlaF; protein product: MGFSVSGATAVIFLGLFISFGIAYSAANNGMERVNEAYDANADDALARQNTAIAMDNASVVQADGQFYVNVTVNNTGSTTLSIDDTDILIGGNYTNHTSPNMETFEVAGTGGTDIWLPGETLHFNVSVDTRPDRVKVVTGPGVADSEVV